One window of the Pseudobdellovibrionaceae bacterium genome contains the following:
- a CDS encoding metallophosphoesterase, with protein sequence MIDTASASDTHCPQPEETYCIFGDLHLIPGKPEDPRLARFFAELELRQRRNERLHLVFNGDTFDFAMATQNGFCSNGSHAVAALDQIEAQFPQFFTALGQVLESKGKVVFISGNHDLELGIPDVQRRIRCLIESQTSRPVENHQVVFSSWFYHPDPSLYIEHGHQYDAENSVRHPLALTAKNGGKQAYPVGTVLTWYFAAHFQDLELILNTNRHFWSQAKQILIRYKLKAPYAYWLFAKGALSCLGQMVKASIFPLKEMDSLEAAFARWSGVDPNWIGRIRDLMKKPTHLSPANAAKRVYDLLLTTKDLRGDLLINDLKRAADRVREITGAQLVVFSHLHTTCEGEGYANTGSFSYPRANNQASFLEVVIRENLPYVNRRFISEF encoded by the coding sequence ATGATCGACACAGCCAGCGCCAGTGACACCCATTGTCCGCAGCCGGAGGAGACCTATTGCATTTTTGGCGATCTCCATCTTATCCCTGGCAAGCCCGAAGATCCGCGTTTAGCCCGATTTTTTGCGGAATTGGAACTTCGCCAACGACGAAACGAGCGCCTCCACCTGGTCTTTAACGGGGACACATTTGACTTTGCCATGGCCACCCAAAATGGCTTCTGCTCTAACGGTAGCCATGCCGTAGCGGCACTTGATCAAATTGAGGCTCAGTTTCCGCAGTTTTTCACAGCCCTTGGGCAGGTTCTCGAAAGTAAAGGCAAGGTGGTCTTTATTTCGGGTAACCATGACCTGGAACTTGGAATCCCTGATGTGCAAAGACGGATTCGATGTCTGATCGAATCCCAAACTTCTCGCCCAGTCGAAAATCACCAGGTAGTTTTCTCCAGTTGGTTTTACCACCCAGACCCTTCTCTCTATATTGAACATGGTCATCAGTATGATGCGGAAAACTCGGTTAGACACCCTTTGGCTTTGACGGCAAAAAATGGAGGCAAACAAGCCTACCCTGTGGGGACGGTTTTGACCTGGTATTTCGCTGCCCACTTTCAGGATCTTGAACTCATCCTTAATACCAACCGTCACTTTTGGTCCCAAGCCAAACAAATCCTTATTCGCTACAAACTCAAAGCCCCCTACGCCTATTGGCTGTTTGCAAAAGGAGCGCTTAGCTGCCTGGGTCAGATGGTCAAGGCCTCAATTTTTCCTCTTAAGGAGATGGACAGTCTGGAGGCAGCCTTTGCTCGCTGGTCCGGAGTTGATCCCAATTGGATAGGGCGAATCCGCGACCTCATGAAGAAGCCCACTCATCTGAGTCCAGCGAATGCTGCAAAGCGGGTTTATGATCTGCTTTTGACGACAAAGGACCTTCGGGGAGATTTGCTTATCAATGACTTAAAAAGGGCCGCCGATCGGGTTCGGGAAATTACCGGAGCCCAACTAGTCGTGTTCAGCCATTTGCATACAACTTGTGAAGGTGAAGGCTACGCCAATACAGGCTCATTCAGTTATCCAAGGGCAAACAACCAAGCAAGTTTTCTCGAGGTGGTTATTCGTGAAAACTTGCCCTATGTAAATCGACGCTTTATATCAGAGTTTTAG